GCGGACGAATAGCAGCATGGGACAAAAGGTCAATCCGATCGGGATCCGGCTCGGTATCACTCGGGACTGGTCGTCCAAGTGGTACGCCGACCAGCGCACTTTCCCGCATTACATTGCGATGGATTACAAGATCCGTGAGTTTCTGAAGAAGAAACTCAAGGAGGCTTCGGTAAGCAAGATCCTGATTGAGCGGCCGGCACGCAAGGCCCATATCACGATTCATACGGCGCGGCCTGGTGTCGTCATCGGCAAGAAGGGCGAGGATATCGAGAGCCTGCGGGCCCAGGTGGCCAAGCTGCTGAAAATGCCGGTCGCCGATGTGCGGATCAATATTGCAGAGATCCGCAAACCGGAGCTGGATGCCAAGCTGGTCGCCGAAGGCATTGCGCAGCAGCTCGAGCGGCGCGTGATGTTCCGCCGGGCCATGAAGCGCTCAGTGCAGAACACGATGCGTCTGGGTGCGCTCGGCATCAAGGTGCAGGTTTCGGGTCGCCTGAATGGCGGCGAGATCGCGCGAACCGAGTGGACGCGGGAAGGACGGGTGCCACTGCATACCTTCCGCGCAGATATCGATTACGCATTGGCAGAAGCGATGACCACCTATGGGGTCATCGGTGTGAAAGTCTGGATTTTCCGCGGCGAAGTGTTCGATTCCCGCCAGGAAGTCGCGACGGAAGAAGCGGCAGCTCCGGCTGCGGCCGCGCGTTAAGGAATTGACGAAATGTTGCAGCCAAAACGCACCAAGTTCAGAAAGCAGTTCAAGGGCCGTAACCGTGGCCTCGCGCAGCGCGGCAATACCGTCGCTTTCGGCGAGTACGGGCTGAAGGCAACGGACCGTTGCCGGCTTACGGCCCGCCAGATTGAGGCCGCGCGCCGGGCGATGACCCGCTATGTAAAGCGTGGTGGCAAGGTATGGATCCGGGTATTCCCGGACAAGCCGATCACTGCCAAGCCGCTGGAAGTCCGGCAGGGAAGTGGCAAGGGTAACGTCGAGTTCTGGGTGGCCCAGGTGCAGCCCGGCACAGTGCTTTACGAGATGGAAGGGGTGACCGAGGCGATTGCCCGTGAAGCCTTCCGCCTGGCGGCGTCAAAGCTGCCTGTAGCGACCACGTTTGTCAGCCGGCACGTTGTCTAGACGTCCGGTATTTGAGGATTCAGGCGATGAAGCTGACCGAACTGCGCAAGAAGACCGAGGCCCAGCTGGGCGAAGAACTGCTTGGCTTGCGCAAAGAGCAGTTCAATCTGCGCATGCAGCGTGCAACCGGCCAGCTGAGCAAGCCGGATCAGTTCGCCAAGGTGCGGAAAAACATAGCGCGGATAAAGACATTGATGACTGAGCAGAGCAACAAGACGAAGACCGGCGGTGCGGCATGAGCGACAACGTGAGCGGCCAGGCCGCTGATTCCGCTGCACCGATCCGGACACTGACGGGTACGGTAGTCAGCAACAGCATGCAGAAGACAATTGCTGTTGTGGTCGAGCGGCTCGTCAAGCATCCGCAATACAGCAAGTACGTTCGCCGCACCACAAAGCTGCTGGCGCACGACGAGGACAACACCTCGCAGAAGGGAGATGTTGTTTCCATTACCGAGTGCCGGCCCTACTCGAAGCGCAAGGCCTGGCGGCTCGTCGAGGTTATCAAGCGGGCAGAGGTGGAGTAGGTATTCCCCAAAAGGGATGCCGGTCTCACAGCAGAAGCCTTAGCAACGCTGGTTTTATCGGGAATCGATCATGATCCAAATGCAAACATACCTCGCGGCCGCCGATAACAGCGGTGCTCGCCAGATGATGTGCATCAAGGTGCTTGGTGGCAGCCGCCGTCGTTACGCGTATATCGGCGACGTCATCAAGGTCAGTATCAAGGACGCGATCCCCCGGGGTCGGGTCAAGAAGGGCGAGGTCTACAACGCGGTCGTGGTACGTACCCGCAAAGGCGTGCGGCGGCCCGACGGATCGGTGATTCGCTTCGACGGCAATGCGGCTGTGCTGTTGAACAACAAGCTGGAGCCAATCGGCACGCGAATTTTCGGGCCAGTCACCCGGGAACTGCGTAACGAGAACTTCATGAAGATCATTTCTCTGGCACCGGAGGTGCTCTGAGTATTGCCAGAGTGTGGCGAACTCAGTGGAAGGTAGAGTCGTGAACAGGATCAGGAAAAA
This genomic stretch from Chromatiales bacterium harbors:
- the rpsC gene encoding 30S ribosomal protein S3; the protein is MGQKVNPIGIRLGITRDWSSKWYADQRTFPHYIAMDYKIREFLKKKLKEASVSKILIERPARKAHITIHTARPGVVIGKKGEDIESLRAQVAKLLKMPVADVRINIAEIRKPELDAKLVAEGIAQQLERRVMFRRAMKRSVQNTMRLGALGIKVQVSGRLNGGEIARTEWTREGRVPLHTFRADIDYALAEAMTTYGVIGVKVWIFRGEVFDSRQEVATEEAAAPAAAAR
- the rplP gene encoding 50S ribosomal protein L16 — encoded protein: MLQPKRTKFRKQFKGRNRGLAQRGNTVAFGEYGLKATDRCRLTARQIEAARRAMTRYVKRGGKVWIRVFPDKPITAKPLEVRQGSGKGNVEFWVAQVQPGTVLYEMEGVTEAIAREAFRLAASKLPVATTFVSRHVV
- the rpmC gene encoding 50S ribosomal protein L29; translation: MKLTELRKKTEAQLGEELLGLRKEQFNLRMQRATGQLSKPDQFAKVRKNIARIKTLMTEQSNKTKTGGAA
- the rpsQ gene encoding 30S ribosomal protein S17, giving the protein MSDNVSGQAADSAAPIRTLTGTVVSNSMQKTIAVVVERLVKHPQYSKYVRRTTKLLAHDEDNTSQKGDVVSITECRPYSKRKAWRLVEVIKRAEVE
- the rplN gene encoding 50S ribosomal protein L14; the protein is MIQMQTYLAAADNSGARQMMCIKVLGGSRRRYAYIGDVIKVSIKDAIPRGRVKKGEVYNAVVVRTRKGVRRPDGSVIRFDGNAAVLLNNKLEPIGTRIFGPVTRELRNENFMKIISLAPEVL